In Pseudonocardia sp. C8, one genomic interval encodes:
- a CDS encoding secondary thiamine-phosphate synthase enzyme YjbQ — MHSELIEIRTGSEETVVDLTSRIEGFLSDSGAGDGLLNVFVPHATAGIAVIETGAGSDADLLARLRELLPADERWRHRHGSVGHGRDHVLPAFVPPSTTVPVLGGRPALGTWQSICLVDTNVDNPTRSVRLSLLPG; from the coding sequence GTGCACAGCGAGCTGATCGAGATCCGCACCGGTTCCGAGGAGACCGTGGTCGACCTGACGAGCCGGATCGAGGGGTTCCTGTCCGACAGCGGCGCCGGGGACGGCCTGCTCAACGTGTTCGTCCCGCACGCGACGGCCGGGATCGCCGTGATCGAGACGGGCGCGGGCAGCGACGCCGACCTGCTGGCGCGGCTGCGGGAGCTGCTGCCCGCCGACGAGCGGTGGCGGCACCGGCACGGCAGCGTGGGGCACGGCCGTGACCACGTGCTCCCGGCGTTCGTGCCGCCGTCGACGACGGTGCCGGTGCTCGGCGGCCGGCCCGCGCTGGGGACCTGGCAGTCGATCTGCCTGGTCGACACCAACGTGGACAACCCGACCCGCTCGGTCCGGCTCTCCCTGCTGCCGGGCTGA
- a CDS encoding aminotransferase class V-fold PLP-dependent enzyme, translated as MEPAVTVFGWELPRRPGYLNTASIGVPPLRASAAVAEVVRRWAAAGTAPAEFDADVEAARAGFAAITGVPVADVAQGATASGLIGPLAAAVPDGTRVLVAAGEFSSVTRPFAGQAHRGVRVTEVPLPELAAHAGEHDLVAVSVVQSADGRIADLDALWAARERHGVRVLLDVTQAAGWLPLRLDRADAVVGAGYKWLLGPRGTAWLAQRPSWVDGPPGGQRWPEVVRHGAGWYGARDRWGSGLYTPDPPARPGPAGGEEAPVWFAQAGSAVTVPWLASLDPEALRAHCVGLADGLRERLGMPPAGSAIVSVRAGGAAERLAAAGIAAAVRDGAVRLSFHLANTGSDVELAARVLRS; from the coding sequence GTGGAACCTGCGGTGACGGTCTTCGGGTGGGAGCTGCCCCGGCGGCCCGGCTATCTCAACACGGCGAGCATCGGCGTCCCGCCGCTGCGCGCGTCCGCGGCGGTCGCCGAGGTGGTGCGGCGGTGGGCGGCCGCCGGCACCGCACCCGCGGAGTTCGACGCCGACGTCGAGGCCGCCCGCGCCGGGTTCGCGGCGATCACCGGGGTGCCGGTCGCCGACGTGGCCCAGGGCGCGACGGCGTCCGGGCTGATCGGGCCGCTCGCGGCGGCGGTCCCGGACGGCACCCGGGTGCTGGTCGCGGCGGGCGAGTTCTCGTCGGTCACCCGGCCGTTCGCCGGGCAGGCGCACCGCGGGGTGCGGGTCACCGAGGTGCCCCTGCCCGAGCTCGCGGCGCACGCCGGGGAGCACGACCTCGTGGCCGTCTCGGTGGTGCAGTCCGCCGACGGCCGGATCGCCGACCTCGACGCCCTGTGGGCCGCCCGGGAGCGGCACGGCGTGCGGGTGCTGCTCGACGTCACCCAGGCGGCCGGCTGGCTGCCGCTGCGGCTCGACCGGGCCGACGCCGTCGTCGGGGCCGGCTACAAGTGGCTGCTCGGGCCGCGCGGCACCGCATGGCTGGCCCAGCGGCCGTCCTGGGTGGACGGGCCGCCGGGCGGGCAGCGGTGGCCGGAGGTCGTCCGGCACGGCGCCGGCTGGTACGGCGCCCGCGACCGCTGGGGCTCCGGGCTGTACACGCCGGACCCACCGGCCCGGCCCGGACCGGCCGGCGGCGAGGAGGCGCCGGTGTGGTTCGCGCAGGCCGGCTCGGCGGTGACGGTGCCGTGGCTGGCCTCGCTGGACCCGGAGGCGCTGCGGGCGCACTGCGTCGGGCTCGCCGACGGCCTCCGGGAGCGGCTCGGGATGCCACCTGCCGGGTCGGCGATCGTGTCCGTGCGCGCCGGCGGCGCGGCGGAGCGGTTGGCCGCCGCCGGGATCGCCGCGGCCGTCCGGGACGGCGCGGTGCGACTGTCGTTCCACCTGGCCAACACCGGGTCCGACGTCGAGCTGGCCGCGCGCGTGCTGCGGTCCTGA
- a CDS encoding ferritin-like domain-containing protein, producing the protein MRAPAQEQDEPAVPAVTVEALQRALASEHAALWAYKMAVAFVPPDWAARARADVEAHTTLRGQVNETLTQLGQRPISAQPAYAPPQPVVDAASAGALLVAAETDAIAAWRSVTERSTQVPLRQAGLRAMIECTGRLAYWRTVTERTPVVPVFPGRS; encoded by the coding sequence GTGAGGGCCCCCGCGCAGGAGCAGGACGAGCCGGCCGTCCCCGCCGTGACGGTGGAGGCGCTGCAGCGGGCGCTGGCCAGCGAGCACGCGGCGCTGTGGGCGTACAAGATGGCCGTGGCGTTCGTGCCGCCCGACTGGGCGGCCCGGGCCCGGGCCGACGTCGAGGCGCACACCACGCTGCGCGGGCAGGTCAACGAGACGCTGACCCAGCTCGGCCAGCGGCCGATCTCCGCGCAGCCGGCCTACGCGCCGCCGCAGCCGGTGGTCGACGCGGCGTCGGCCGGGGCGCTGCTGGTGGCGGCCGAGACCGACGCGATCGCCGCCTGGCGGTCGGTGACCGAGCGGTCCACCCAGGTGCCGCTGCGGCAGGCCGGGCTGCGGGCGATGATCGAGTGCACCGGGCGGCTCGCCTACTGGCGCACCGTGACCGAGCGCACCCCGGTCGTGCCGGTGTTCCCGGGCCGCTCCTGA
- the rimP gene encoding ribosome maturation factor RimP has translation MRSTDPTQLADQLRGVLGPVVTDAGLEIDAVEVRTAGRRHAVKLVVDLPEGSAATGIDLDEIARLSRTAAAELDAHEHLIEGSYTLEVTSPGVDRPLTRPRHWRRNFLRLARITLADGGCLDARIGRAGDERVQVAVPGRPRPELREIAYSDVKHAQVQVEFKAAPKAETALLDPGAGETSETSANEENR, from the coding sequence ATGCGCAGTACGGACCCCACACAGCTGGCCGACCAGCTGCGCGGAGTGCTCGGGCCCGTCGTCACCGACGCCGGGCTGGAGATCGACGCCGTGGAGGTCCGCACCGCCGGCCGGCGGCACGCGGTCAAGCTCGTCGTCGACCTGCCGGAGGGGTCGGCCGCCACCGGCATCGACCTGGACGAGATCGCCCGGCTCAGCCGGACCGCCGCGGCCGAGCTCGACGCGCACGAGCACCTCATCGAGGGCTCGTACACGCTCGAGGTCACCTCGCCCGGTGTCGACCGGCCGCTCACCCGCCCCCGCCACTGGCGGCGGAACTTCCTGCGCCTGGCCCGGATCACCCTCGCCGACGGCGGCTGCCTCGACGCCCGGATCGGCCGGGCCGGCGACGAGCGGGTGCAGGTGGCGGTGCCCGGCCGACCGCGGCCCGAGCTGCGCGAGATCGCCTACAGCGACGTGAAGCACGCCCAGGTGCAGGTGGAGTTCAAGGCGGCACCGAAGGCCGAGACCGCCCTGCTCGACCCGGGTGCCGGCGAGACCAGCGAGACCAGCGCGAACGAGGAGAACCGGTGA
- the nusA gene encoding transcription termination factor NusA: MNVDIPALRAIERDKEIPFETVLEAIETALLTAYKHTEGHHPDARIDIDRKTGVVRVMARDAADRAEDGTPGPEFDDTPEGFGRIAAATARQVIVQRLRDAEHERTYGEFSTKEGEVVAGIVQRDARANARGVVVVELGGAGGTEAVLPAAEQVPGEVYRHGDRIRCYVVGVNRGPRGTSITLSRTHPNLVRKLFALEVPELVDGSVEIVSVARESGFRSKIAVRSTRPGLNAKGACIGPMGARVRGVMGELGGEKIDIIDWSEDPAEFVGNALSPSKVVSVTVLDERARVARVVVPDFQLSLAIGKEGQNARLAARLTGWKIDIRSDADPRSPVGPDGDPVEETS, from the coding sequence GTGAACGTCGACATCCCCGCACTGCGGGCCATCGAGCGGGACAAGGAGATCCCGTTCGAGACGGTGCTGGAGGCCATCGAGACCGCGCTGCTGACCGCGTACAAGCACACCGAGGGCCACCACCCGGACGCCCGGATCGACATCGACCGCAAGACCGGCGTCGTCCGCGTGATGGCCCGCGACGCCGCCGACCGGGCCGAGGACGGCACCCCCGGGCCCGAGTTCGACGACACCCCCGAGGGCTTCGGCCGGATCGCGGCCGCCACCGCCCGGCAGGTGATCGTCCAGCGGCTCCGCGACGCCGAGCACGAGCGGACCTACGGCGAGTTCTCGACCAAGGAGGGCGAGGTCGTCGCGGGCATCGTGCAGCGCGACGCCCGCGCCAACGCCCGCGGTGTGGTCGTCGTCGAGCTGGGCGGTGCCGGGGGCACCGAGGCCGTGCTGCCCGCCGCGGAGCAGGTGCCCGGCGAGGTCTACCGGCACGGCGACCGGATCCGCTGCTACGTGGTCGGGGTGAACCGCGGCCCGCGCGGGACGTCGATCACGCTGTCCCGGACGCATCCCAACCTGGTGCGCAAGCTGTTCGCGCTCGAGGTGCCGGAGCTCGTGGACGGTTCGGTGGAGATCGTGTCGGTGGCCCGCGAGTCCGGGTTCCGGTCCAAGATCGCCGTCCGGTCCACCCGGCCGGGGCTCAACGCCAAGGGCGCCTGCATCGGCCCCATGGGCGCGCGGGTGCGCGGGGTGATGGGCGAGCTCGGTGGCGAGAAGATCGACATCATCGACTGGTCCGAGGACCCGGCGGAGTTCGTCGGGAACGCGCTCTCGCCGTCGAAGGTGGTCTCGGTCACGGTGCTGGACGAGCGGGCCCGGGTCGCCCGCGTGGTCGTCCCGGACTTCCAGCTGTCGCTGGCCATCGGCAAGGAGGGGCAGAACGCCCGGCTCGCCGCCCGGCTCACCGGCTGGAAGATCGACATCCGGAGCGACGCCGACCCGCGCTCCCCGGTCGGCCCGGACGGGGACCCGGTCGAGGAGACGTCGTAG
- a CDS encoding YlxR family protein → MPDDDAALHSQAARGRGPSPARTRSVPIRTCVGCRTRERAAALLRVVAENGRLVPDPRRRLPGRGAWLHPVPGCLDKAERRSAFARALRLRGKPETGAVRRWVQDQQGTGSLPVPSSEESKVDQS, encoded by the coding sequence ATGCCGGACGACGACGCTGCGCTACACTCACAGGCGGCCCGCGGTCGCGGACCGTCGCCCGCTCGCACCCGGTCGGTTCCGATCCGGACTTGTGTGGGGTGCCGGACCCGGGAACGGGCCGCCGCACTGTTGCGGGTGGTCGCGGAGAACGGACGTCTCGTCCCGGATCCGCGTCGCCGCCTCCCCGGCCGGGGTGCCTGGTTGCACCCGGTGCCGGGGTGCCTGGACAAAGCCGAGCGCCGCTCGGCGTTCGCCCGGGCGCTGCGCCTCCGGGGCAAGCCGGAGACCGGCGCCGTACGGCGATGGGTACAGGATCAGCAGGGGACCGGGAGCCTCCCGGTCCCGTCATCGGAAGAAAGCAAGGTCGACCAGTCATGA
- the infB gene encoding translation initiation factor IF-2, which yields MAGKARVHELAKELGLSSKQVLSKLQDLGEYVKSPSSTVEAPVARKLRDAMAAGGSGGAGNGQRRGSGAPGAGRPRAGGAPRGGSGAPSPSRPSAPKPGPTPGTASPGPAPKPGPRPGPPAPSQPAAGAPKPGPAAPKPGPKPQAPAADSAPAPQRPAADSAPAPQRPAADSAPPAPKPGPAAPKPGPKPGPAAPKPGPKPGGQGRPGGEDQRGSKPGPRQPRVGNNPFGVGQGSPKPGPRPGPPAQQGGQQGGGAPQQPAARSGEAPPRPPRPGGGAGGPRPTPNSMPPRPNPGMMPARPAAGRPGAGGRGGPGGGRGGPGGGRGGPGGGGRPGGGGGFRPGGGGAPAGGPPAGGFRGRPGGGGGRGRGGAAGAFGRPGGPARKGRKSKRQKRQEFDSMAAPSVGGVRLPKGNGETIRLPRGASLTDFAEKINANPASLVQVLFHLGEMVTATASVSDEVLELLGQEMNYRVQVVSPEEEDRELLESFDIEFGDEGSDEDLAARPPVVTIMGHVDHGKTRLLDTIRKANVREGEAGGITQHIGAYQVQSELEGEERSITFIDTPGHEAFTAMRARGAKSTDIAVIVVAADDGVMPQTVESINHAQAAELPIVVAVNKIDVEGANPQKIRQQLTEYNLVAEEYGGDTMFVDISAKQGTNIESLLEAILLTADAALDLRANPDMDAQGVTIEGHLDRGRGPVATVLVQRGTLRVGDSVVAGDASGRVRRMVDEHGEDVTEALPSRPVQVIGLTSVPGAGDTFLVVDEDRVARQIADRRRARERNAELASRRKRVSLEDLDAALKETNTLNLIIKGDNSGTVEALEEALMKLDVGEEVELRVIHRGVGGITEGDINLAIADNVIVMGFNVRAEGKATELANREGVEIRYYSVIYQAIEEIEAALKGMLKPEYEEVELGRAEVREVFKSSKFGTIAGCLVQSGEIRRNARARLLRDSRVVQENLPVSSLRRFKDDVVEVREGFECGLTLGSYSDIKIDDVIETYEMREKPRA from the coding sequence GTGGCAGGCAAGGCCCGCGTGCATGAGCTCGCGAAGGAGCTCGGACTCAGCAGCAAGCAGGTCCTGAGCAAGCTGCAGGACCTCGGGGAGTACGTGAAGTCTCCCTCCTCCACCGTGGAGGCCCCGGTCGCGCGCAAGCTGCGCGACGCGATGGCCGCCGGTGGATCCGGCGGGGCCGGCAACGGTCAGCGCCGTGGCTCCGGCGCGCCCGGCGCCGGTCGTCCCCGTGCCGGTGGCGCCCCGCGTGGCGGCTCCGGCGCCCCCTCACCGTCCCGCCCGAGCGCGCCCAAGCCCGGTCCGACCCCGGGCACGGCCTCGCCCGGGCCGGCACCGAAGCCGGGCCCGCGTCCGGGCCCGCCCGCCCCGTCGCAGCCGGCCGCCGGCGCGCCGAAGCCGGGACCGGCCGCGCCCAAGCCCGGCCCGAAGCCCCAGGCCCCGGCCGCGGACTCCGCGCCGGCGCCGCAGCGGCCCGCTGCGGACTCCGCCCCGGCGCCCCAGCGGCCCGCTGCGGACTCCGCCCCGCCGGCTCCGAAGCCCGGCCCCGCCGCGCCCAAGCCCGGCCCGAAGCCGGGCCCGGCCGCGCCGAAGCCCGGCCCGAAGCCGGGTGGCCAGGGTCGTCCCGGTGGCGAGGACCAGCGCGGCTCGAAGCCGGGTCCGCGCCAGCCGCGGGTCGGCAACAACCCGTTCGGCGTCGGCCAGGGCTCGCCCAAGCCGGGGCCGCGTCCCGGCCCGCCCGCCCAGCAGGGTGGGCAGCAGGGCGGCGGTGCCCCGCAGCAGCCGGCCGCGCGGTCCGGTGAGGCCCCGCCGCGTCCGCCCCGTCCGGGCGGTGGCGCCGGTGGCCCGCGTCCGACCCCGAACAGCATGCCCCCGCGGCCGAACCCGGGCATGATGCCCGCGCGTCCGGCGGCCGGGCGGCCCGGCGCCGGTGGCCGTGGTGGCCCCGGTGGCGGTCGTGGCGGCCCCGGCGGCGGCCGTGGTGGCCCCGGTGGCGGCGGCCGTCCCGGCGGTGGCGGTGGCTTCCGCCCCGGTGGCGGCGGCGCTCCGGCCGGGGGGCCGCCCGCGGGCGGCTTCCGCGGCCGTCCCGGCGGTGGCGGCGGTCGTGGCCGCGGCGGTGCCGCAGGCGCGTTCGGCCGTCCCGGCGGCCCGGCCCGCAAGGGCCGCAAGTCGAAGCGGCAGAAGCGCCAGGAGTTCGACTCGATGGCCGCACCCTCGGTGGGCGGCGTCCGCCTGCCGAAGGGCAACGGCGAGACGATCCGGCTGCCGCGCGGCGCGTCGCTGACCGACTTCGCCGAGAAGATCAACGCCAACCCGGCGTCGCTGGTGCAGGTGTTGTTCCACCTCGGCGAGATGGTCACGGCCACCGCGTCGGTGTCCGACGAGGTCCTGGAGCTGCTCGGCCAGGAGATGAACTACCGGGTCCAGGTCGTGTCCCCCGAGGAGGAGGACCGCGAGCTGCTCGAGTCGTTCGACATCGAGTTCGGCGACGAGGGGTCCGACGAGGACCTGGCGGCCCGGCCGCCGGTCGTGACCATCATGGGTCACGTCGACCACGGCAAGACGCGCCTGCTGGACACGATCCGCAAGGCCAACGTCCGCGAGGGCGAGGCCGGCGGCATCACCCAGCACATCGGCGCGTACCAGGTGCAGTCGGAGCTGGAGGGCGAGGAGCGCTCCATCACGTTCATCGACACCCCGGGTCACGAGGCGTTCACCGCCATGCGTGCCCGCGGTGCGAAGTCCACCGACATCGCGGTGATCGTGGTGGCGGCGGACGACGGCGTGATGCCGCAGACCGTCGAGTCGATCAACCACGCGCAGGCGGCGGAGCTGCCGATCGTGGTCGCGGTCAACAAGATCGACGTCGAGGGCGCGAACCCGCAGAAGATCCGCCAGCAGCTCACCGAGTACAACCTGGTGGCCGAGGAGTACGGCGGCGACACCATGTTCGTCGACATCTCCGCCAAGCAGGGCACCAACATCGAGTCGCTGCTCGAGGCGATCCTGCTGACCGCGGACGCGGCGCTCGACCTGCGGGCCAACCCCGACATGGACGCCCAGGGCGTCACCATCGAGGGGCACCTGGACCGCGGCCGCGGCCCGGTGGCCACGGTGCTGGTCCAGCGCGGCACGCTGCGGGTCGGCGACTCGGTCGTCGCCGGCGACGCCTCCGGGCGCGTCCGGCGGATGGTCGACGAGCACGGCGAGGACGTCACCGAGGCCCTGCCGTCGCGTCCGGTGCAGGTCATCGGCCTCACGTCGGTGCCGGGCGCGGGTGACACGTTCCTCGTCGTCGACGAGGACCGGGTGGCCCGCCAGATCGCCGACCGGCGGCGCGCCCGCGAGCGGAACGCCGAGCTGGCGAGCCGGCGCAAGCGCGTCAGCCTGGAGGACCTGGACGCCGCGCTGAAGGAGACCAACACCCTCAACCTGATCATCAAGGGTGACAACTCGGGCACCGTGGAGGCGCTCGAGGAGGCCCTGATGAAGCTGGACGTGGGTGAGGAGGTCGAGCTGCGGGTCATCCACCGCGGCGTGGGTGGCATCACCGAGGGCGACATCAACCTCGCCATCGCGGACAACGTCATCGTCATGGGCTTCAACGTCCGTGCCGAGGGCAAGGCCACGGAGCTGGCCAACCGCGAGGGCGTCGAGATCCGCTACTACTCGGTGATCTACCAGGCGATCGAGGAGATCGAGGCGGCCCTCAAGGGCATGCTGAAGCCGGAGTACGAGGAGGTCGAGCTGGGCCGCGCGGAGGTCCGCGAGGTCTTCAAGTCCTCCAAGTTCGGCACGATCGCCGGTTGCCTCGTGCAGTCCGGGGAGATCCGCCGGAACGCCCGGGCGCGCCTGCTGCGCGACTCGCGGGTGGTCCAGGAGAACCTCCCGGTGTCGTCGCTGCGCCGGTTCAAGGACGACGTGGTCGAGGTCCGCGAGGGCTTCGAGTGCGGTCTGACGCTGGGCAGCTACTCCGACATCAAGATCGACGACGTCATCGAGACGTACGAGATGCGGGAGAAGCCCCGGGCCTGA